From Alienimonas californiensis, a single genomic window includes:
- the floA gene encoding flotillin-like protein FloA (flotillin-like protein involved in membrane lipid rafts) gives MPASPALPPVSLMSVSPPLAQLNDLFEGGGLWAIVVIAGVAMAALLGFVFLVLFARYFKLWLRAFFSGVRVWPWTLVFMSLRKVNPSVIVDSKIMAVQAGIPPISTDQMEAHYLAGGNVRNIIRALIAAERASIDLDWQTAAAIDLAGRNVLEAVQTSVDPKVIDCPDPRRHGRNTLDGVAKDGIQLKARARVTVRTNIQQLVGGATEETVIARVGEGIVSAIGSSASHKLVLADPVMIAKAVLAKGLDSQTAYEIVSIDIADIDVGDNVGARLQADQAEADMRIARAKAEERRAMAVANEQVQRAVTQENQAKVVLAEAEIPLAMAEAFRRGGLRADENGNVHEPRGHAGNGQASVGA, from the coding sequence ATGCCCGCTTCGCCCGCACTCCCGCCGGTTTCGCTGATGAGCGTTTCGCCGCCGCTGGCCCAGTTGAACGACCTGTTCGAGGGCGGCGGTCTCTGGGCGATCGTGGTCATCGCCGGGGTGGCGATGGCCGCCCTGCTGGGCTTCGTGTTCCTGGTGCTGTTCGCCCGGTACTTCAAGCTGTGGTTGCGGGCGTTCTTCAGCGGCGTGCGCGTCTGGCCCTGGACGCTGGTCTTCATGAGCCTGCGGAAGGTGAACCCCTCCGTAATCGTGGACAGCAAGATCATGGCGGTGCAGGCCGGCATCCCGCCGATCTCCACCGACCAGATGGAGGCCCACTATCTGGCGGGCGGCAACGTGCGGAACATCATCCGGGCCCTGATCGCCGCCGAACGGGCCAGCATCGACCTCGACTGGCAGACCGCCGCCGCGATCGACCTCGCCGGCCGGAACGTGCTCGAAGCCGTTCAGACCAGCGTCGACCCGAAGGTGATCGACTGCCCGGACCCCCGCCGCCACGGCCGCAACACGCTCGACGGCGTGGCGAAGGACGGCATCCAGCTGAAGGCCCGCGCCCGCGTGACGGTGCGGACGAACATCCAGCAGCTCGTCGGCGGGGCGACGGAGGAAACGGTCATCGCCCGGGTGGGCGAGGGGATCGTCTCCGCGATCGGGTCCTCGGCCTCCCACAAGCTGGTGCTGGCGGACCCGGTGATGATCGCCAAGGCGGTGCTGGCGAAGGGGCTCGACAGCCAGACGGCCTACGAAATTGTCTCGATCGACATCGCCGACATCGACGTCGGCGACAACGTCGGCGCCCGCCTGCAGGCCGACCAGGCCGAGGCCGACATGCGGATCGCCCGGGCCAAGGCCGAGGAACGCCGGGCGATGGCCGTCGCGAACGAGCAGGTCCAGCGGGCGGTCACGCAGGAGAACCAGGCGAAGGTCGTGCTGGCCGAGGCGGAGATTCCCCTCGCCATGGCCGAAGCCTTCCGCCGCGGCGGCCTCCGGGCCGACGAGAATGGCAACGTCCACGAACCCCGCGGCCACGCCGGCAACGGGCAGGCGTCCGTCGGGGCGTGA
- a CDS encoding RidA family protein, whose amino-acid sequence MTPEEVLLDESINLPAPPEPAGVYEPIVRCGNLLYLSGHIPPASDVRYVGRVGEDVDVETAQQAAEYVARQMLATVRKEIGSLNHVVRPVKVTGFVRCTPEFTDIPAVVNGFSKVLTKVFGSQGRCARSSLGIASLPGGVCVEVEAIFEVDAKTPR is encoded by the coding sequence ATGACGCCCGAAGAAGTTCTGCTCGACGAATCGATCAACCTGCCCGCCCCGCCGGAGCCGGCCGGCGTCTACGAGCCGATCGTGCGGTGCGGGAACCTGTTGTACCTCTCCGGCCACATTCCCCCGGCCTCGGACGTGCGCTACGTCGGCCGGGTGGGCGAGGACGTGGACGTGGAGACCGCCCAGCAGGCCGCGGAATACGTCGCCCGGCAGATGCTCGCCACGGTGCGGAAAGAGATCGGCAGCCTGAACCACGTCGTGCGGCCGGTGAAGGTGACCGGCTTCGTCCGCTGCACGCCGGAGTTCACGGACATCCCGGCGGTGGTCAACGGCTTCAGCAAGGTGCTCACGAAGGTGTTCGGCAGTCAGGGCCGCTGCGCCCGCAGCTCCCTGGGCATCGCCAGCCTGCCCGGCGGCGTCTGCGTGGAGGTCGAGGCGATCTTCGAAGTGGACGCAAAAACGCCCCGCTGA